In the genome of Nitratireductor sp. GISD-1A_MAKvit, the window GCCCAATGGGGCGCCGACACTCGATCCCGAAACACGAGACCGGCTCCACCAGCGCGGGATCGGCATCGAAACCGCCGACATCGTCCGCATTGTGGGGGAAGCGGGTGTGCAACTTGCGGATGGGCGTGCGCTCTCCTTCTCCGGGCTCTTTGTTGCACCGCGGGTCGAGCCTTCGGGCAGCCTCTCGACAACGCTCGGCTGCGCGCTTCATGACACGCCACTTGGCACGCAGATTGAAACGAATGCGGCGAAGGAAACCTCCGTTCCCGGCGTTTATGCCTGTGGTGATGTGGCGGTGGTACCCCACTCCGTTTCGCTAGCCGTGGCGGACGGAGCGATGGCCGGGGCACAGGTACACCGTTCTCTGGTCTGGCCCGGATAGGACGTGACATGCCACCTTCACAAATGACGGCCACCACCTCGGCCGCGGGATATGAAGAGCGCGTGATGCAGCAGGTACCCGGCCTCGCCGACATGCATCGCATGGCTGGTATTCTTCTTGAAGAGCATGTGCCGCAGAACGGGCGCGTTCTGGTGCTGGGTGCGGGCGGCGGGCTTGAGATACGCAATCTTGCCCGCGCCCATCCCGGTTGGCGCTTCGACGGCGTTGACCCCTCCGCCGATATGCTGGCGCTGGCCCGCACCACGCTCGGCGATCTGCAGAAACGGGTGACCTTTCACCATGGTTATATCGAGGACGCGCCCGATGCGCGCTTTGACGGCGCGTCCTGTTTTCTGACCCTGCATTTTTTGCCGCGCGAAGCCCGGCTAGACACGATGCGGGCGCTGCGTCGCCGGCTGAAACCCGGCGCGCCCCTTGTCGTGGCGCATCACAGCTTTTCCATCGACACGGCAGCCGGCGAACGATGGCTAAGGCGCAGTGCCCGCTTTCATGCGGCCTCGGGAGAAGCTTCGAACCGGGTGATGACCCAGATTGAAGCCATGCGAAAAAGTCTGCCGGCATTGCCACCCGAAGAAGACGAAGCCCTGCTTGCCGAAGCGGGCTTTGGCGATGTGGAGCTTTTTTATGCGGCCTTCAGCTTTCGTGGCTGGGTGTGCCGCGCCCTGCCCGATCCCTGAACGCGCGCAGGTGCGCGCGGGAAGTCCAGCTCTTTTATGGCGCGCTGCCAAAATATTTGAGGCGCAATTCCTCCAATCCTCCACTTTCCTGCAACTCAAGGATCTTCAAGGTTGCCTCCCGCAAAAGCTCGCTGTCGTGAGGGAACGCGAAGCCGTATTTATCGGGGTGAAAGAGGGCTCCGACAACGGTCATTTCGTCGTGCGGATTGTGGTAGGCATGGTATTCCAGCACCGGCGCATCGCCGACAATGGCATCCACTCGGCCATTTTTCATGGCTGCGACCGCCGCGTCGAGATCTTTGTAGGGCCGTGTCGCGATACCGAGTTCGGTGAGATAGTCTTCCGCGGAGCTGTCGGCAATAACACCTGTTGTCTTGTCCGTCAGATCTGCGAGCGAATTGATCTGCTGCTCGATGGAAACAGCGGTCATGACGCTTGTGACCGAAGATGTGATGTAAGCAACCACCGCAACACCGCAGACCAGCCACAGAGCCGACCAGATTCGTCCCACCCACCCGAACAGGTTCTTTCGCGATGCCTTGCCCGTGGTCGCGATGGACATCACCTGATGGAAGCTCTCAGCAATGCCTTCTCGCCAGCGGCGCGGGAAATCCCTGTCGAAACGGCGGTCAAACAGCGTGAGTGCAATGGTGGACAGGACGATCACGAAAACAAGCCATGCATAGGCCCGCAAATGACCGGCATCGCGCAGGCCCCGACACGATACTCCCAAAGCTGGAAGCCCCTTCATCGGGAACCATGATGCGCATGCCGGCATCGTACCAGGGTTGGCTGAACGAGACCGTCTCCGCACGCCGGTGCGTGATGGTGAGATTGGTGACAGCAACCTCGACCTCTCCCGCGCCCACTGCGGCCACAAGCTGGCGCAGGGTTGGGTAGACTGTGTAACGATGGGTCAGCCCCAATTTCGCGGAGACCATCTCCCAGAGATCGATCGCCATTCCCTCATATGCACCGGGTTCTCCCCTGACAAAGGGCGGGCTGAGAAAGATGCCGACTTCAGTCTGGCGCGCAGGCTCTTCTGCAGGGGCCTGAGCGAATGCGGGCTGCACGCCAAGCAGGGACATGACCAGGCAGGCCCACACGATCCAGCGCCAAGCCCCCGTGGATGCGGGGTTTCGACGGAAACGAAATGGTTGCCAGTCCGTGCAATGCATTGAGCCCTCCTGATTGGCCCCACCTGAATTGGTGGAAGATCAGAACCATGATGGGGCCGAGACTGTTTACAACCGGTTTTTCCTACCGGATGACCAGAACTAATCCGTCTTTTCCACGTGATTGTTTCTGAGCTTCGTCACTGCATTGCCATGGGCGTCGAAGCCTTCATAACGTGCGAAGCGCAGCGTGTGGGGAGCGAACGCGGCGTAGCCTTCAGCCGTCACGTGACCAATGGATGAGGCTTTCATGAAATCGTGCACGCCAAGCGGCGAATGCGCGCGCGCCATGCCCGACGTGGGCAGAACGGCGTTCGGCCCCATCGCGTAATTGGCCATGGAACCTGCCGCATATTCGCCAAGCAGGATTTCCGACGCATTGCGCACGCGCGACAGATACTCAAAAGGTGCCTTCGACAGGATCTGCAAATGCTCGGGCGCGTAGTCGTTGACGAAGGCGAACGCCTCTTCCGGCGTGTCCGCGAGCACGATGCCGCCGCTCGTGCCGCCCAGCACATCCGAGGAGTAGCGCACGCGCTCGGCGCTCATCTCGGCCCAGAACCTCGGCAGCGCATCGCGCACCTTTTCCGCAACCTCCCGCGACCAGGTGACGAGGAAGTTGGAGCTGTCGCTGCCGTGTTCGGCCTCGACCAGGAGATCGAGTGCGGCGATTTCCGGATCGGCAGTCTCATCTGCCAGAACGATGCTCTCGGTGGGACCCGCCGGCAGGCGCGAGGCGATCTGGCCCTGAAGCAGACGCTTGGCGGCGGCGATCCACGGGCTGCCCGGCCCCTCGAACTTGGCGCAGCGGGGCACCGTTGCCGTGCCGAATGCGGCGGCGGCAACGGCCTGGCCGCCACCGGCCTTGTAGACATGCTTCACGCCGGCAATGCGCGCGGCAACCAGCGTGGCCGCATCCACCTTGCCGTCTGGTCCGGGCGGGGTGAGCACAATGGGCATCGGCACACCGGCCACCACGGCCGGGATCGCGGTCATGAGCGTCATGGAGGGGAAGGTGCCCTTGCCGCGCGGGGAATAGAGCGCAACGCTGTCGATGGGCGTGGTACGTTCGCCAACGAGAACGCCGGGGCGGATTTCCTTCATCCACATCTCTTCCGGCCGCTGCGCCTCGTGGAATCGGCGGATGTTGTCGGCGCAGAACTCCAGCGTCTCGATCATCTCCGGCTCGAGCGTCCTGAAGGCTGTCTCGAAATCCTCTTCCGTTGCCGCGATCTCGTCGGGCTCGACCTGCGCCTTGTCGAACATGCGCGCGAAGCGAGAGAGCGCCACGTCGCCTTCCTTGCGCACCGCCTCGATGATGGGCGCGACATTCTCCAGGAAATGGGTGAGATCGTCTTCCGTTCTCGTCAAGAGCGTCTTGCGCTCTTCATCGGACAGTTTTGACAATTCGTGCCAGGCAACGCGGTTCGACATTTTCATCCACCAGTTCAAAGGATGCGTTTGGGCGCCACGTATAAATGATTTTCGGGCGAGGCATAGCCCCAGCGCGCCGGCTCGATCAGCGAGCATGCCCTCATAGATGCCGGGCGTGGAGCCGGGTATCTCGATTGCACCGCACTGGCGCCTGTAGAACTCCACCGGGCCGGCGGCTCCGATCACCGCATAGGCATAACCGGCCTCGCGCATTGCCTGGAGCGTTGCCATGAGCAGCGCCGCACCAACGCCGCGCCCGCGCGCGGCCTCATCAACGCCGGTCGGGCCGAAGAAGCCCTTCGCCGTGGCATCGTAGCAGGCAAAGCCCAGCAGCCTGCCGTCTTCCACCGCGACCAGAACATTGGTCGGCTGCGCCGCCATGGCCACGGCGCATTCACTGGCCCAGTTGCGGCTGAAATGCTTCTCGGCGAAATCGCACACGACATGCATTTCCGGCCCGATGGCGCGGCGAATGACAATGCCCTCGGCCACGGGTCTGGCCGGCGGGAGCTTGTAGAGAGGCACGAGCATATCAGTCATGGTCTGCATCCGAATAGGCAACGAAATGGTCTGGCGCAACCTCACGATAACCCGAGATGGGGCGCGCCGCACGTGCCCGCACGGCCTCCGCGCTCGTTTTCAGCGATGCCTCGCTGGAGGCCGAGAACCTGCTTGTTTCGGTGCGCGGTGCAATCGACAGCGCGCTGCCGGTAACGGCAGGCGAAAGACAGGCCAAGCCAGCGCCTGCTTCGGATGAGGCCTATCGCGCGGACCGGCTGAGCCATGTGCTGCGCCACTATACCTATGGCCCTAAAAGCGCGCATCTGATCCTGAAGGTAGGATTATCCGTCCTTCAGGTGGCGGCTGGCAAGATAGGCCGCTTTTGCCGGCACCGAGAGCCAGGCCTTCGCCAGCGCCACACGCTCGGGCGTGTAGTGATGCTCGACATCGAGCATGTTGACGGTGCCGACCAGCGTGTCGCCCAGCACCACCGGCAGGTTGATGACCGAGCCGCAGCCGAGCTCGCCGATGAGCCTGGCGTCGGGGAACACGGTGTCGATATCGGCCAGCGTGTTGGCGACGAAGCACTCGCGCTTTTTGTGCACCGTCTCGAACCAGCGGTCATAGTGGATCGGCTTGGTGCCGGAGACGGGGTATTCTTCCGGGTGCGAGGTGTAGGAACGGCTTGCCGTTTCCGTCTTCATGTCGGCGGTCATGAAGGTGAACAGCTTCGTGCCGACCACGGCACGCGTCAGCTCCAGAAGCGCATCGAAAGGGGCATCCGGGGTCGTGGCAAGCGCAAGCGCACGGTCGAATTCGGCCAGCGGGGCCGGTATAGTCGGTCATTGTCAGTCTCTGTTATGCGGGTTGGAGCGTGCCGCCGCTTGCGGCATAGAGTTCACACGAATAGGGATCGGCAAGCCGGCCCGACTTTAGCGCGTCGACGGTGGCGATCTCGACAACACGGCCATGGCGCATGACCGCCATCCGGTCGCAAAGGAAGGAAACCACGGGCAGATTGTGGGTCACCATCAGATAGGTGAGCCCCTGCTCGCGGCGAAGTTTCTTCAACAGGTTGAGGATTTCCGCCTGCACCGAGACGTCGAGCGCCGAAGTGGGCTCGTCGAGCAGCATCACGCGCGGCTCCAGCATCAAGGCGCGGGCAATCGCCACGCGCTGTCGCTGGCCGCCCGAAAGCTGGTGCGGGAAGCGGAAGCGGAAACGCTGGTCGAGACCGACCGCATCGAGCATATCCTTCACGCGCGTGTCGCGCCCGCCAATGCCATGCACGGCAAGCGGCTCGGCCAGGCAGTCATCCACCGTCTTGCGCGGATGCAACGATCCGTAAGGATCCTGAAACACCATCTGGCAGGTTTTTGCGAATTCCCGGTCAGGTTTGTGGCCGCGCGGCTTTCCGAGCACGGAGATGCGACCGCTCCAGTCGGGTGCAAGGCCGCTGATCGCCTTGAGGATGGTGGATTTTCCGGAACCCGACTCGCCCACCAGCGCGAAGCTCTCGCCCTCGGCCACCGAGAAATCGACGTCGAACACTACTGGCGTCTTGCCATAGCTGATCGACAGGTTTTCGAGTTGGATGGCGGCGTTCTTCATGTGCCCGCTCCCGTGGTCCAGGTGCTGCGGTCGAGCACCGGCAGTTCGTCGCGCTCCTCGTCCATGCGCGGCATGGCCGCAAGTAGGCCCTTCGTATAGGGGTGCGTCGCCTTGTTGAGATCGCTTGCCTTGCAGGTTTCGACGATCTCGCCGCTGTTCATGACGAGGATGCGGTCGCAATAGCGCGAGACGAGGTTCAGATCGTGACTGATGAGGATCAGCCCCATGCCCTTGCCGGTGACCAGATCGTCGATGATGTCGAGCACCTGCGCCTGCACCGAAACGTCGAGCGCCGAAGTCGGCTCGTCGGCGATCAGAAGGTCGGGCTCGGGGATGAGCATCATGGCGATCATCACGCGCTGGCCCATGCCGCCGGAAACCTCGTGCGGATAGAGGTTCGCCACCCGCTCCGGTTCGTTGATGCGCACGGCTTCCAGCATGGAAAGCACCCGCGCCTTCAGTTCGCTGCGCGCCAGCTTCCTGTGGGTGAGGAGCGCCTCGCCGATCTGCTCGCCGATGGTCATCACCGGGTTGAGCGAGAACTTCGGGTCCTGCATCACCATGGAAATGCGCGCGCCGCGAAGCTCGCGCATCTGCCGTTCGCTCTGGGCCAGAAGGTCGATGCCGTCGAAACGCATCCGGTCCGCCGCCACGCGGCCCGGCTTGCGGATGAGCCGCAGGATGGACCGGCCCGTCATCGACTTGCCGGAACCGGATTCGCCGACAATGCCCAGACGCTCGCGTCCGAGCGAGAAGGAAATGCCCTTCACCACGTCGACCGGTCCGCGGGATGTGGGGAAGGTGACGGTCAGGTTTTCGATTTCAAGCAGCGGTCCGCTCATTGCTTTTCTCCCTGCTTGGGATCGAGCACGTCACGCAGACCATCGCCCAGGAAGCAGAAGCCGAGGCTGACGAGAATGATCGCAAAGCCGGGCATGGTGGCGACCCACCACTGATCGAGGATGAAGTTGCGCCCGCGCGAGATCATCGCGCCCCATTCAGGCAAAGGCGGCTGCGCGCCGAGGCCAAGGAAGCCGAGGCCGGCGGCGGTGAGGATGATGCCCGCCATGTCGAGCGTCACGCGCACAATGGTCGAGGACGCACAGAGCGGCAGCACGTGACGCAGGATGACGCGCGTTGCCGAAGCGCCCTGCAGCCTGACCGCCGAGATGAATTCCGAATCCCGGAAGGTGATCGTCTCGGCGCGGGCGATGCGCGCATAGACCGGCCATGCGGTGATGGCGATGGCGATGATGGCGTTTTCGATGCCCGGCCCCAGTGCTGCCACGAAGGCAAGCGCCAGAATGAGCTTCGGCATCGACAGGAAGATGTCGGTCACACCCATCAGGACGCGGTCGACCCAGCCACCGAAATAGCCCGACACCGCACCGACCACGAGGCCGATGGGAGCGGCGATGACGGCCACCATGGTGACAATCAGTAGCGTGATGCGCGCGCCATAGACGACGCGCGAATAGATATCACGACCAAGCTCATCCGTGCCCATCCAGTGTTCGGCGGATGGCGGCATGAGGCGGTTGGCGAGATCCTGGCCGATCGGAGAATAAGGCGCTATCAGCGGTGCGAAAATGGCCATGATGACCAGCACCAGCACGACCAGCGCGCCGACAACGGCGAGCGGATTACGCAGCAGTGCGGTCCAGACGCGCCATGCGCGGCCCAGATTGGCCTGCAGGCGCGAGGCGGGCGAATCGTCGAGAAGCCAGTCAATCATCGGCGTGCCCTCGGGTCGAGGATGCGGTAAAGCACATCGGAAATCTTGTTGATCATGATGAAGACAGCGCCAATCACCAGCGTCGCGCCGAGAACGGCGTTCATGTCGGCGGTCAGAAGCGCGGTCGTGAGATAGTTGCCGATGCCCGGCCAAGAGAACACGGTCTCGATCATCACCGAGCCTTCCAGCAGCGCTGCGTAGGACAGGCCGATCACGGTGATGAGCTGGATGCGGATCGGATAGAAGGCATGCCGCCAGATGACGCGGCGCTCGGACACGCCTTTCACGCGCGCCGTGGTGACATATTCCTGCCCGAGCTGGTCGAGCATGAAGGAGCGCGTCATGCGGGCGATATAGGCGAGCGAGAAGAAGCCGAGGATCGACGCCGGCAGCATCAGATGGTCGAGCGCATTCCAGAAAATGTCCCACTCGCCGGCGATCACGCTGTCGATGAGATAAAGCCCGGTCACGGGATCGAGCAGACCGTCATAGAAGATATCGACGCGGCCCGGACCGGCAACCCAGCCAAGCCCGGCATAGAAGACGGCCAGACCCACAAGGCCGAGCCAGAAGGCAGGCACCGAATAGCCGAGCAGGCCGAGCACGCGGATCACCTGATCGATCCAGCTGCCCTGATGCGTGGCGGCAACAACCCCCATGGGCACGCCCAGCACGACACCGATGATGATGCCGATGGTGGCCATTTCCAGCGTCGCGGGGAAGACGCGCGCCAGATCGTCGACCACCGGGCGGCCGGTGGAGATCGACATGCCGAGATCGCCTGTCAGAACATCACCCACATAGGCGAAGAACTGCACGATGAGCGGGCGGTCGAGGCCCATGGCCTGACGTGCCGCCTCGTAGACCTCCTGTGTCGCCCGGTCGCCGACGACCGAGAGCACGGGATCGATCGGCACGACACGACCGATGAAGAAGGTGATGGCCAGAAGGCCGAGAAATGTGACGGCGACGACGATGGCGAAACGAAAAACGCTCGCAGCGCTCTCGAAGGCTCGTCCTGCCAGCATGCTCATGCGGGCTCCGGCAGCCCCGGTGGATGGTTCAAACGCCATGGCTGTTTCGCTCTCTGGCCGCTGATTTTGTTGATGGATGCCCCAAACGCGCCCCCTCTCCCCTGGCTGACCTGCAAGCCGGCGCGCGCACCACCAGGAAGCCAACACTCTGATTTCATGCGATTTTGCGGCGAGGAAGCTCTCCCCGCGCCCTGCAAAACCTTCAAAAAAGAGCTTGGATCATACAAAAAAATCTGATTACATCAAAAAAATTTTTGTGGGGGAAAAATCTTTGAGCACGCAGCCGGCCCGCGCCATACCCGATGTCGACACCAGAATTGGTGTGCTGATCCGCGCCCGCCGAAAGCAGCTCGGTCTCACTCTGCAGCAACTGGGAGAGGCGTCCGGCCTTTCCGTCGGCTATCTGAGCCAGGTGGAGCGCGACAACGCCACGCCGACGCTCGGTTCGCTTGCCGGCATTGCCCGGGCGCTGGGTGTCGGGCTCGATTATTTCGTCGCCCAGCCCCGCGCCGAAGACGGGCTGACACGATCTGAAAACCGCGCTCAGTTTTCGATTGCCGGCTCCTCGATCATCTATGAGCGGCTGGGAACCGAGTTTCCCGGAAGCCAGCTATCCTCCTTCGTGCTGACAGTGCCGCCCGGCTATTCTTCGGAGACGGTGAGCCATGAGGGCGAGGAGCTGATCTACATTCTCGAAGGCACCATCACCCAGTATCTCGACGGCGAGGAAATGGTGATGAAGGCCGGCGACAGCCTGCATTATCGCGGCAACACCCCGCATGCCTGGAAGAACACCGCCGATACGCCGGCCCGCCTCTTGTGGACCGGCACGCTGACCGTGTTCGGCGCCAGCGGCCAGGCGAGCAACCGCATCGAACTGGTTTCGCCGGACAAGAGCTCCGGCAAACCCGCAAGAAAAACCAAGAGCAATCCCTGATCCAGAAAAGGAGGAGAACAAGATGAAGCTCTTCAAGACGGCGCTCCTTGCCGCCGCCCTCACCATGCCGCTTTCGCAGCATGTGCTCGCTGCCACGCCGGACAATGTGCTGGTCGTCGCGCAGAACATCGATGACATCGTCGCCATCGATCCCGCACAGGCCTACGAGTTTTCGTCGGGCGAGCTGGTCACCAACATCTATGACCGTCTCGTGCAGTATGACGCCGAAGACCCGACGGTGCTCGCTCCCGGCCTTGCAGCCGAGTGGGAAGCCGATGCGGAAGCAAAGACCATCACCTTCACCATGCGCGACGGCGCGACCTTCCATTCGGGCAACCCGGTGCGCGCGGAAGACGTGGCGTTTTCCTTTGCCCGCGTCATCAAGCTGAACCTGACCCCGGCGTTCATTCTCGCCCAGCTCGGCTGGACGGCGGATAATGTGGACCAGATGGTCACCGTCGACGGCAACAAGGTTGTCGTGAAATATGAGGGCGATTTCTCGCCGGCCTTCGTGCTCAACGTGCTGGCCGCCCGCCCGGCTTCCATCGTCGATGAAAAGACGGTGATGGAGCATGAAGAAAACGGCGACATGGGCAACAAGTGGCTCAATTCGAACTCTGCCGGTTCCGGCCCGTTCAAGCTGACCGCATACCGCCCCGGCGAGCTGGTGCGCATGGGCGCCAATGCCGACTACTTCAAGGGTGCTCCGAAGGTCGAGAACGTCATCATCCGCCACGTGGCGGAAGCAGCGACCCAGCAGCTTCTGCTTCAGTCGGGCGATGTGGACATGGCCCGCAACCTGACGCCGGACCAGATCAACGGCATTAGTGCCGACAACATCAAGGTCGAGACCTACCCGCAGGCGGCCGTGCATTTCGTCTCCTTCAACCAGAAGACCGAGGCGCTGCAGCCGGAAGCCGTGTGGGAGGCCGCGCGCTACCTCGTGAACTATGAGGGCATGACGGAAAGCTTCCTCAAGGGACAGATGGAAATCCATCAGGCCTTCTGGCCGAAGGGCTTCCCCGGCTCCTATGACGAGACGCCCTACACCTACGATCCGGAAAAGGCCAAGCAGATCCTCGCCGATGCCGGTGTGGAAACACCGATCAACGTGACGCTCGACGTCATCAACTCGACGCCGTTCACGGACATGGCGCAGTCGCTGCAGGCGAGCTTCGCGGAAGCCGGCATCAATTTCGACATCATCCCCGGCACGGGCTCGCAGGTCATCACCAAGTACCGTGAGCGCAGCCACGAGGCGATGCTGCTTTACTGGGGCCCGGATTTCATGGACCCGCACTCCAACGCGAAGGCCTTCGCCTATAACCGCGACAATTCCGACGACAACTACCAGGCCACCACCACATGGCGGAACGCCTGGGCCGTGCCGACGGAAATGAACGACAAGACCGCTGCGGCACTGGCCGAATCCGACGCTGACAAGCGCAACGCGATGTATGTCGAGCTGCAGAAGGAAGTGCAGGCCAAGTCGCCGATCGTCATCATGTTCCAGGCTGCCTATCAGGTGGCGATGGACAAGAAGGTGAATGGCTACGTCAACGGCGCCACCTCCGACTTCGTCTACTACCGGCTCGTCACGAAAGACTGATCAAAGCCGTATCCTTCGAGGCCGCCCCGCCAGTCGTGGCGGCCTCTTTGTCTTTCCATAGCGCCTCTCTCATTTCTGGAGTTTTTCGATGTCCACCACCTCCAACCGGCGGCTTGAGGCCCTGCGCGAGCGCATGCGCGAAACCGGCACCGATCTCGTCGCCATCGGCCCGTCGAGCCACATGATGTATGTGGCGGGCCTTGATCCGCACGGTGACGAACGCCCCGTCATGCTGCTGGTCTCGAAGGATCATGCCGGGTTTCTCATGCCCGCACTCAATGTCGACAGCTCGCGCCAGAAGACCGACCTGCCCTTCTTCCCCTGGCGCGACGATGACGGCCCGGACGCAGCCCTCGCCGAGCTCCTCAAGGCATCGAACCTGCCGGCGGCCCCGAGCGTTGTGATCGACGAGACGATGCGCGCCGATTTCGCGCTGCTTCTGCTCGACGCGCTGCCGGGCGCAAAGCGCCGTTTCACCGACGATACGGTCGGCCATCTGCGCGCCCGCAAGGACGAAGACGAGTACAAGCGCCTGAAGGCGAGCGCCGTGCTCAACGACAAGGCCGCCATGGCCGGTTTCGATGCGCTCAAACCCGGTGTCACCGAGCTGGAAGTGGCGGCAGCCATCCGCGACGTCTACAAGGCGGCGGGTGCGGTGCCGGTGTTCACCAGCGTGTGTTTTGCCGGAAATGGCGCCTTCCCGCATCATCACACCGGCGACACGAAGCTGAAGGAAGGCGATGCAGTGCTGATCGACACCGGCGGTCGGCTGGACGGTTATCCGTCCGACATGACACGGGTGGGCTACTACGGAAAGCCCGATGCTGAGTTTGAGAAGGTCCATGCCATCGTGGAGCGGGCGGTCACCGCAGCGCTGAATGCGGCGAAGCCGGGCGTTTCAGCCAAGGCCATCGACCGGGCCGCACGCGACGTGATCACCAAGGCAGGTTATGGCGAATACTTCACCCACCGCACCGGCCACGGTCTCGGCATCGACATTCACGAGCCGCCCTACATGACCGCCACCTCCGAGACGGTTCTGGACGAAGGCATGGTGTTCTCCATCGAGCCCGGTATCTACCTGCCCGGAAAATTCGGCCTGCGGCTGGAAGAGATCGTGATCCTGCGCGCCGACGGTGCGGAGATCCTTTCCGACCTGCCGCGCACCGCGCAGCTGCGCGGATAGAGGCTCACAAAGCCAGGCGGCGGTCGGGAAACCGATCGCCGCTTTTCTTTGGGCTGAAGGTCTGATACGCCTCCAGCCGCCGGAGAATCCCGGCACCGGTCGCAGCCTACCCGGTCATTAAAACAAGGAACCCGATCATGAAAACGCTCGTCGTCTGCTCAGGCGGACTCGATTCCGTTTCCCTTGCCCACAAGGTGGCGCGGGAACGAACCCTTATTGGCCTGATCTCCTTCGATTACGGCCAGAGACATCGCAAGGAGCTGGATTTCGCGGCAAAGGCAGCCGCCCGGCTCGGCGTCCCCCACGACCTTCTCGACATATCCGCCATCGGCCGGCATCTCTCCGGATCGGCTCTAACCGACGCCATCGACGTACCGGACGGTCACTATGCCGAGGAGACCATGCGCGTGACGGTGGTGCCCAACCGAAACGCCATCATGCTCGCCATCGCCTTCGGCATCGCCGCAGCGCGCGGGGCCGATGCCGTGGCTGCCGCCGTTCATGGTGGCGATCACTTCATCTATCCCGATTGCCGGCCGGGCTTCATTGATGCGTTTCAGGCCATGCAGGATGCAGCGCTCGAAGGCATGGGCGCGGTCAGCCTCTACACGCCCTTCGTGAACGGGACCAAGGGCGACATCGTGCGCGAGGGTGCGCGCGCTGAAACGCCGTTTGCCGAGACCTGGTCCTGCTACAGGGGCGGCGAAACCCATTGCGGGCGCTGCGGCACCTGCGTGGAGCGCCGCGAGGCCTTCCACGAGGCTGGCGTTACCGACCCCACCATCTATGACGATCCGGACTTCTGGCTTGCCGCCACCGGGCGACAGGCCACCCCACGACAGGCCACCCCACGACAGGCCATTGGGGAGGCAGAGCATGTATAGGGTCAGCAAGGAGTTTCACTTCTCCGCCTCGCACCGCCTGGCGAACCTGCCGGACGACCAC includes:
- a CDS encoding class I SAM-dependent methyltransferase; protein product: MPPSQMTATTSAAGYEERVMQQVPGLADMHRMAGILLEEHVPQNGRVLVLGAGGGLEIRNLARAHPGWRFDGVDPSADMLALARTTLGDLQKRVTFHHGYIEDAPDARFDGASCFLTLHFLPREARLDTMRALRRRLKPGAPLVVAHHSFSIDTAAGERWLRRSARFHAASGEASNRVMTQIEAMRKSLPALPPEEDEALLAEAGFGDVELFYAAFSFRGWVCRALPDP
- a CDS encoding transporter substrate-binding domain-containing protein; amino-acid sequence: MIVLSTIALTLFDRRFDRDFPRRWREGIAESFHQVMSIATTGKASRKNLFGWVGRIWSALWLVCGVAVVAYITSSVTSVMTAVSIEQQINSLADLTDKTTGVIADSSAEDYLTELGIATRPYKDLDAAVAAMKNGRVDAIVGDAPVLEYHAYHNPHDEMTVVGALFHPDKYGFAFPHDSELLREATLKILELQESGGLEELRLKYFGSAP
- a CDS encoding transporter substrate-binding domain-containing protein, which encodes MHCTDWQPFRFRRNPASTGAWRWIVWACLVMSLLGVQPAFAQAPAEEPARQTEVGIFLSPPFVRGEPGAYEGMAIDLWEMVSAKLGLTHRYTVYPTLRQLVAAVGAGEVEVAVTNLTITHRRAETVSFSQPWYDAGMRIMVPDEGASSFGSIVSGPARCRSFAGLCMACFRDRPVHHCTHAV
- the hisD gene encoding histidinol dehydrogenase, translated to MSNRVAWHELSKLSDEERKTLLTRTEDDLTHFLENVAPIIEAVRKEGDVALSRFARMFDKAQVEPDEIAATEEDFETAFRTLEPEMIETLEFCADNIRRFHEAQRPEEMWMKEIRPGVLVGERTTPIDSVALYSPRGKGTFPSMTLMTAIPAVVAGVPMPIVLTPPGPDGKVDAATLVAARIAGVKHVYKAGGGQAVAAAAFGTATVPRCAKFEGPGSPWIAAAKRLLQGQIASRLPAGPTESIVLADETADPEIAALDLLVEAEHGSDSSNFLVTWSREVAEKVRDALPRFWAEMSAERVRYSSDVLGGTSGGIVLADTPEEAFAFVNDYAPEHLQILSKAPFEYLSRVRNASEILLGEYAAGSMANYAMGPNAVLPTSGMARAHSPLGVHDFMKASSIGHVTAEGYAAFAPHTLRFARYEGFDAHGNAVTKLRNNHVEKTD
- a CDS encoding GAF domain-containing protein; the protein is MVGTKLFTFMTADMKTETASRSYTSHPEEYPVSGTKPIHYDRWFETVHKKRECFVANTLADIDTVFPDARLIGELGCGSVINLPVVLGDTLVGTVNMLDVEHHYTPERVALAKAWLSVPAKAAYLASRHLKDG
- a CDS encoding ABC transporter ATP-binding protein, producing MKNAAIQLENLSISYGKTPVVFDVDFSVAEGESFALVGESGSGKSTILKAISGLAPDWSGRISVLGKPRGHKPDREFAKTCQMVFQDPYGSLHPRKTVDDCLAEPLAVHGIGGRDTRVKDMLDAVGLDQRFRFRFPHQLSGGQRQRVAIARALMLEPRVMLLDEPTSALDVSVQAEILNLLKKLRREQGLTYLMVTHNLPVVSFLCDRMAVMRHGRVVEIATVDALKSGRLADPYSCELYAASGGTLQPA
- a CDS encoding ABC transporter ATP-binding protein, whose amino-acid sequence is MSGPLLEIENLTVTFPTSRGPVDVVKGISFSLGRERLGIVGESGSGKSMTGRSILRLIRKPGRVAADRMRFDGIDLLAQSERQMRELRGARISMVMQDPKFSLNPVMTIGEQIGEALLTHRKLARSELKARVLSMLEAVRINEPERVANLYPHEVSGGMGQRVMIAMMLIPEPDLLIADEPTSALDVSVQAQVLDIIDDLVTGKGMGLILISHDLNLVSRYCDRILVMNSGEIVETCKASDLNKATHPYTKGLLAAMPRMDEERDELPVLDRSTWTTGAGT
- a CDS encoding ABC transporter permease, which translates into the protein MIDWLLDDSPASRLQANLGRAWRVWTALLRNPLAVVGALVVLVLVIMAIFAPLIAPYSPIGQDLANRLMPPSAEHWMGTDELGRDIYSRVVYGARITLLIVTMVAVIAAPIGLVVGAVSGYFGGWVDRVLMGVTDIFLSMPKLILALAFVAALGPGIENAIIAIAITAWPVYARIARAETITFRDSEFISAVRLQGASATRVILRHVLPLCASSTIVRVTLDMAGIILTAAGLGFLGLGAQPPLPEWGAMISRGRNFILDQWWVATMPGFAIILVSLGFCFLGDGLRDVLDPKQGEKQ